The DNA window AGTAGGCATCATAATAGCCGCTGGACAGGCAATAGGTGCCCAACATTATCCGCCGCTTCACTTCTGGGCCAAACCCTTTTTTACGGGTTAAACGATACATATCCGCCAGATTGTTATCTCCCCCGGCCCGATAACCGTATTTAACCCCATCATACCTGGCCAGATTAGAACTCGCTTCAGCCGTGGCAATCAGGTAGTAAGTGGCTACGGCATAGTCAGTGTGGGGAAGCGAAACCTCCTCTATCTCTGCCCCGAGGCTTTTAATGACCTGACATGCCTCCTCTATCTTTTCTTTAACCCCTTTCTCTATACCCTCGCCAAAGTATTCCTTGGGCCAAGCCAGTTTCATCCCTGATAGGTCAGGCATAAGGGCTTTGGTATAATCCGGAACCGGGTAATTCAGAGAGGTGGAATCTTGGGGATCAAAACCGGCTATAACATTCATGGTTAAGGCTGCATCGTACACATCTTTAGTAATAGGACCAATTTGATCCAGAGAAGAGGCAAAAGCGACCAGACCATAACGGGAAACCCGGCCATAAGTCGGCTTAAGCCCAACCACGCCGCATAAGGCTGAGGGTTGTCTGATAGACCCCCCTGTATCAGAACCCAGGACAATTATGGCCTCATCTGCCGCCACCACCGCGGCTGAGCCACCACTGGAACCGCCCGGAATGGCAGAGAGGTCCCACGGATTCTTGGTCGGCCCAAAGAAGGAGGTCTCGGTGGATGAACCCATCGCAAATTCGTCCATATTGGCCTTACCAATAAAGACTACACCCTCTTGCCTGAGTCGTTCTACCACGGTCGCCTCATAAGGTGGTTTAAAGGGGGCCAGGATATTTGAACCACAAGTGGTGGGAATTCCGCGAAGACACATGTTATCTTTGATGGCCACAGGCAGGCCGGTCAAAGGTCTGATCTCCTCCCCACACCCTATCCGGTTATCTACTTCCCGGGCCATGTCCAGGGCCAGATCAAAGTTAGTCTCGATATATCCATTTATCTTTGGCTCTACCTCTTCTATCCTGGAGATGACCGCCCTCGTCACCTCTTCAGAGGTTACTTCCTTCTTTTGCAGCAACTGATGAATCTCATGGGCAGCAAGTTGATAAAGCTCCAAATCCTACTCCTTCCTACTCGATTAAGAAATCCCTCAAAGCGGTACTGATCTTCTTGTGCCGAAGTTTCTGAATAGCAGCTACTTCTATTTGCCGGGCACGTTCCCGGGTTACGCCGAGTCTCTTGCCTATCTCTTCTAAAATATACGGCTTCCCGCCTTCCAAACCATAACGAAGACGGAGAACTACTTGTTCTCTTTGACTCAGACCCTCAAGAAGCTCCTCCAAACTCTGTCTGAGCATTTTTAAAAAGGTGGCGCCCGTGGGAGAAAGTGATTCCTTATTTTCAACATAATCTCCCAATTCACCTTCAGATTCAAAACCATGGGGAGTCTCTAAGGATTGGGCATCCTCAGCCGTATTTACGATTTCAATGATCTTAGAGACGGGTAACTCCATTCTGGCGGCAATCTCTTCCCAGGCCGGTTCCCGCCCCAATTCATAAGAAAGCTCTCTGGTAACCTTCATACACTTATTAATCATCTCGATAATCGGTACAGGGAGTCTGATCATTCTTCCTTTATCGGCTAAGGCCCGGATAATAGACTGTCTGATCCACCAGATGGCATAAGTGCTAAACCGGTAGCCGCTTTGATAGTTAAACTTATCCACCGCCCTCATTAATCCTAAATTCCCTTCATTAATCAAATCAAGAAAGGAGAGTTTGTCACTGGCATATTTTTTAGCTACATTGACCACCAATCTGAGATTAGCCTCTGTAAATTTTCGCTTGGCCTGCCGAACTTTATCCTGTAATAATTCAATCTGTAAGGCCGTGCGTTCCAACTCATCATTGGACATATTCTTAAGGCTTGGCGGCAGATCAGCCTGTCTTAAGGCCCCCCCTTTCCACTCCTTAAATAAAATTCTTACCTTATCCGATGATAGGTGGAGGTCTTTCTCCATAGTGACGATCTCGTCTTCACCTGTTTTTATCTCCTTGCCTAGTTCTATCTCCTCTTGGGCGGTAAGCAGAGGTATTTGACTTATTTCTTTAAGATATATCTTGACCGGATCTTCAATATAATAAGAAGGCTCTGGTTCGGTGGCTACGACCGGGTTATCCACTACCGCAATCTTCATTTCTTCCAATTGGGCTAAAAGATTTTCTACTTCCAAATGGGAGCTGTCCTCAGGAAATATTTCGTGAATTTCTTCGTGAGTAACATATCCTTTTTGTTTACCTTTTTTGAGCAACTCCTTAACTTCTTTTTCCTTCTCCATAGCTCTTTTTTACAGGTAATTACTCAGCCACAAGGACACGAAAGCACTAAGATTACAGAAGCCATTAGGCAATAGCCAATAGGGCATTTATACCTGCTGCCTATTGCCTATTGCCTATTGGCTATTTGGCTATTGGCCCAGTGTCTTAGTGGCTGAGTAGTTACTGTCTACTATTCACTGTCTACTGATACGGCTTCCTTAAGGTCGAACCGGCCTTCATAAAGGGCCTTGCCGATGATGCATCCTGCCACGCCAATCCTTTTTAGCTTCTTAATATCCTCAAGAGCAGATATGCCTCCTGAGGCAATAATTTCAAGATGAACACCCTTGACCATTTTTTCAATAGAGGCAAAATTAGGACCGCTCATACAACCATCTCTGGCAATATCGGTAAAGATTATTCGGGAAACGCCCATTGCTTCAACCTGATGGGCTAAGGGAATTGCTTTCGACGCCGTTACCTCTTGCCAGCCTCGAATAGCTACATATCCATCCTGGGCGTCTATTCCGACTACTATCCTGTCTTCAAATCGGTCGCAAGCCATCTTTATCAAATCCGGGTCAGTGATTACCTTCGTTCCTAAAATAACCCTGGCTACACCTAAGTTAATCAGCGCCTCAATGGTGCTTATGTCTCGGATACCTCCACCAAGCTGAATAGGGATATTAATGGCTGCCAGTATTTGTTTCACTGCCTCTAAATTCTTAGGACGTCCGTCAAAGGCCCCGTCGAGATCGACCACATGGATAAGTTCGGCGCCTTGAGCCTCCCAGCGCCTGGCCATAGCTGACGGGTCAGGAGAGTAGACAGTCTCCTGGTTCTTTTTGCCCTGGATGAGGCGAACACATTGGCCTTTTTTAATATCTATGGCTGGGATAATAAGCATAGCCTCTAAGATAGACAGCAGTCAATGATTTCTAACGTTAATAACTCTATCACATTGCCCAGGGTTTTGTCAATCAAAATTTCAGGGTATTATTCCGCCACTGATTGACACGGATTAGCGCGGATAAAATAGAATGAGTTGTAAATGTTCAGCCACAAAGACACTAAGACACAAAAATAGAGCAGTAGAGCAGCAGACCAGTAGTTAGAGACTTTTCTGAAAGTTCCAGAACGGCTGCTCTATGGCTCTACTGCTCTCTAAGACACATACTTTTTCCCCTTTGTGTCTTCGTGCCTTAGTGGCTGAACGGTTACAAAAAAATCAGTGTTTCATCCGTGTAAATCTGTGGCTGAATAGTTACAGAGTTTTTTTAAGGCTCTTATGTCTGAATTACAGGCGTGGGGATAATTCTGATTGACAGGCTAACTATGATTTGTTATAATTAGGTTCGGCCATTTACGAAGAGCACTAGACTACCGGTTATCAGACGACCAGACACCAGTCTGCCCAGATAAAGCGGCGGAGGGATAAAGGCAATCCTTGAAAATATGCTATTTTGGAACTTATGATGATCATTATCCCCGGAACAGGATACTCATCTCTGGCCTGACCCAGGCCGGTTTTGAAGTGGCTCAATGTCATGCAGGGCTGTGGAAGGATACAGCCGCTAAAATGGCGGCGGCTTCTTCCAAATGGGGTAGCCTGAGCTTGATTTGGCGACTGGTTAAGATTTATCCTAAACTAATCTGGGATCTTCTGCATACGGAAAAAGTTGACTACCTCTTTGTCGGCTATACTGGCCAATTTGATATGTTCTGGGCTAAAATAGCCGCCAAACTTAAAGGGGTCCCGGTGGTCTTTGATGCCTTCCTCTCTCTTTATGACTCGCTTGTCTTTGACCGCCGGGTAGTTAAGGAAGGCTCGCTAAAGGCCAGGTTTCTTTATTGGGCTGATAAGATTTCCTGCCAATTGGCTGATCTGGTCCTGTTAGATACCGAGGCACATATCGATTACTTTGTGAAGACCTTTAAGGTCCCCAGATCAAAATTCAGAAGGATTCTTATCGGGGCTGATGACACCATCTTCTATCCCCGGGAACAAATAAAGAAGGATAATTCCTTTCTGGTTATTCACTACGGTAAGTATATTCCTCTTCACGGATTGCCCTACGTAGTTAAGGCAGCTAAAGAGCTGGAGTCGGACCCGGCCATTCGATTTCGTTTCATCGGGGCCGGCGATGAATATGAGCGAGTTTTTTCCTTGGCTAAGGAGCTTAAGGTTACTAATATCGATTTCATTCGATTCCTCCCGCCGGAGGAGTTGGTTGATCATATTGCCGAGGCCGATGTGTGTCTGGGGATTTTTGGTGACACGGATAAGGCCGCCCGGGTAATACCCAACAAAGTTTATGAATGTATGGCTATGGCCAAGCCGGTTATTACGGCTGATTCTCCGGCCTCACGGGAGTTCCTCACCGATGGAGAAAATTGCTTGTTCTGCCGTTTAGCTGATTCCTCTTCTATCGCCGAGGCTATCTTGCGTCTAAAGAAAGACCCGTCTCTTAGGCGGCGGATCGCTGAGGCCGGCTATCGGCTCTTTCACGACTACGCGGCGCCGGCCCCATTGGGGAGAGAAGTAGGGAATATCCTGAAAAATCGTAGGGAGCGTAAACTAAATTCCAAAATGAGAAAGGGAGGTTGATCTTACATGCCTACTTACGAGTATAAGTGCAAGGACTGCGGGAATAAATTTGATATCTTTCAAAGTATCACGGAAGAACCTATCACGGTATGTCCTAAGTGCCAAGGGGAACTTAGAAAATTATTCTCTCCTGGAGGAGGGTTTATCTTTAAGGGGAGTGGCTTTTATATTACTGACTACCGAAGTGAGGAATACAAAAAGAGAGCCAAGTCGGAACAAGGGATAAAGGAGAAAAAAGAGGCAAAGGAGGGAGAAAAGAAGGTAGCGGCGTGACAGATATCGGGTCCTCAATTGGATGGAGGGAGTAAACCCTAAATTTTTTCTTTGACAAGAAAGGATTTTTCTGTTACACTAACCTTTAAGGCGGCGTCGCCAAGCAGCTAAGGCAGAGGTCTGCAAAACCTCCATCCCCGGTGCAAATCCGGGCGCCGCCTCCAAGACAGAGGACAGAAAACAGGGGACAGAAGACAGGTGACAGAACTTAGAGAAATCTGACTTCTGGCTTCTAAAAAAAGAAACCACGAAGAACCATGCGAGGAGCCAGGTTCTTTCGTGGTTTTATATTCTGAAGGGAGGAATTACTAATGGTAGGTGAGCTGAAAATATTTTCAGGGAATGCTAATCGTAGCCTTGCTCAGGAAATATGTGACTATTTGAAGATATCTATGGGTAATGCTGAGGTGTCAAGATTTAGTGACGGAGAGGTCATGGTTCAAATCAATGAGAATGTCCGGGCAACCGATGTCTTCATTGTTCAGCCTACCTGTCCTCCGGTTAACGACCATCTTATGGAGCTCTTGATTATGATTGATGCGGTTAAAAGGGCTTCGGCCCAGCGAATAACCGCGGTTATCCCTTACTATGGTTATGCCAGACAGGATAGGAAGGTTCAACCCCGGGTGCCCATTAGTTCCAAATTGGTGGCTAATCTTATTACTAATGCCGGGGCGGACCGGGTCTTGACTATGGACCTGCATGCCGGTCAGATACAAGGGTTCTTCGACATACCGGTTGATAACCTCATTGCCGCCCCCATTCTGATTGATTATATTAAAAAGAAGGAACTGGAGGACGTGGTTATTGTCTCGCCTGATACCGGTGGGGTAGAGAGGGCCAGGGAAGTGGCCGGCAGATTAGGCGCTAATATCGCCATCATTGACAAGCGCCGAGAAAGCCCTAATGAGGCCGAAGCCATGAATGTTATCGGTGAGGTAGCCCATAAAAATTTAATCATTCTTGATGATATGATTGATACGGCTGGGACTCTAACGCAAGCGGTAGAGGTCCTGAAAGAAAAGGGGGGGAAAGATATTTATGCCGCCTGCAGCCATTCCGTCTTTTCTGGTCCAGCGATCGATCGAATCAAAAACTCGAAACTCAAAGAGGTTATTACAACTAATACCATCCCTCTTAATGATAACAAGAAAATTCCTAAAATTACTTCTCTCTCAGTGGCTACACTTTTGGGGGAGGCTATTAACCGAATACATGAGGGGACAAGTGTAAGTTCGTTATTTAGGTAGATAGGCTGAAGACTGAAGGCTTTTAGGGATAAGCCTTCACCGCCTATTCACCTGAATAGGTCTTGAATTGCTTGATTCGAGCATGGCGGGATAATTGAACTTCAGCCTTCAGTCTTCAGCCTTCAGTCTTCAGCCTAAATAACCTAAGTAGTTACCAATCCGCCTTCCGAAATCCGAAATAAAAAGAGGAGGTTAAAATGGAACAGTTAGAACTCAGGGCTAATTCCAGGTCAGAGGCAGGCAAAGGATATGCCAAACAGTTAAGGGCACAGGGATTTATTCCGGCTGTTATGTATGGTGAAGGAAAAGAGGGTATTCCCCTTCAGGTTTCTGTAAGAGATCTTTTTCATATCCTCTCTACCGAAGCAAAAGATCATGCCATCATCCAGCTGAAGCTGGATGATGGGACAGAAAGGACAGTTCTTCTTAAAGAAAAACAGGTTCATCCGGTTACAGGCAAATTACTCCACTGTGACTTTTACCGGATTACTCTTGACAAGGCAATCAAGACCAGGGTCTCCGTCGAACTCATTGGAAATGCAGCCGGGGTCAAAGCCGGCGGTATAATGGAACAAATGATCTGGGAAGTGGAAATAGAGAGTCTTCCGACTAAGATACCGAAACATATTGAAGCCGATGTCTCTTCCCTTCAGATGGGTGATTCCCTTTATTTGAAAGATCTTAAACCCATCGAAGGAGTTGCCCTCCTGGGCGATCCAGAACAAATAATAGCTGTCATAGCTGCGCCGAGAGAGATAGAAGCGGAGGTTGTCCCTGAAGTTGAAGAAAAAGAACCTGAAGTGATATCAGAACGCAAGAAAGAAGAAGAAGAGGCGTGATGAAGCTGATAGTTGGCCTGGGAAATCCAGGTTCAAGTTATGCCGCTACCCGGCATAATGTTGGATTCAGGGTGATTAATTTCCTGGCCAAAAAGTTGGCTATCTCGCTTGATACCAGACGCTGCTGGTCACGGTTGGGTAATGGAGAAGTAGCCGGAGAAAAGATCGTCCTGGCCAGACCAGGGACTTATATGAACTTGAGCGGTAAGGCAGTCGCTTGCCTGATGAATAGATACCAAGCCTCCCGCCCTGACCTCCTGGTGGTGATGGATGACACTGATCTGGAGGTGGGACGGATTCGCCTTCGGCCAAGGGGAAGCAGTGGCGGACATCGTGGTTTGGCCTCTATTATTGAGCATATAGGTGGAAGTGATTTCCCCCGACTCAGGGTAGGGGTGGGGATGTGTCCGCCCCAGTTAGCGATGGTTGACTATGTCTTATCCGCATTTGACCCCGAAGAAGTGGAGATTATTCAGCAGTCGGTCGAGCGGGCTGCCTCGGCCGTAATGACCTTTGTCACCGAAGGGATAGAGAAGGCGATGAATATGTATAACTGAGAGGTAATTTCACAATTTTATGTTTTTTTGTAGATAATATCTGTAATCGCTTATCCAGCTTGAGAAAGTCAACTAAAAATGACCCTATCAGCGGAAAAGTGGCAAATCTTGAAAAATCCTTGTCAATAAAGACAATACGAATCTTTTTCATTTATGGTGGATTCTCCAATTTTTGGAAAATTGCGCCATAATTATATTATATTTATCGACTTATGTCAACAGCGGTTTTTCCTGTAATAATAGGTGTGATCTTATGCCTACAATATGCATGTTTTATGATAGCGAAGAAGGCTCAAGGGCCGAAGGCGGAAGCGAGGATAACTGAAGAGCCCGGGGCGGGAAAACTGCACGTCGGGATCTGGGCAGGGGCGGTCGGGTAACTGGCCGTCCTACCGCGATGGCTCTATATGGAAAACGGAGGTTAAGATGAGAATTTTGAAAGAGATAGAAATTGAGGGGAAAAAAGCTAATGCACTGTTTGATACTGGTTCTATACATACCTATGTTTCAAGCCGACTTTTAGAAGGTGTTCCTATCCGCATCCTATCTAAACCTTACAAAGTGGCGTTAGGTGGGAGAGTAATTGAAATAAAGGAACACTGTTCAATTCAAGGCAGAATTGAAGGGCTTGACTTTCATACTGAAGTAATACCTATTGATGAAGTGGGAAGGGTGGATGGAAAGGTAGTTGATGTTCTCATTGGCGCTTTAACTATGGAGGAATGGGAGATAATTCCGAACCCAAAGGATGCAACCATAGATCTATCAGGATTAAAGAGAAGAGAGTTTACTGAATTTTAAGAAGAGCGACTAACAAGGCGTTGGAGCGGACGGCTAATGCCGCCGCTCAACTTCTACTTTAGCTTGCGACACGAAGTCGCAAAGTTGAGTGTATTCAAGTACTTAGATTTTAAGTACCAGGAATACCCGGCATGTTCCTGCCGGTCCCTACACAGGCGTGCTACCGTTGCGCTGATGACTGGGTGCGAAGCCCTGTGGACAACGTACCTTTTCCCTATAAATAACTCTGTGATGTCATTGCTTGCTATGGCCTTCCAATTCCTTATTTGCCCAGGATGAACCTGATACTGACTTGCCAATTCAGTGGTCTTATCTTCCTTTATTGCTTCTAATGCTACTTTTGCCTTAAAGGCCGGGGGATAATTTACCCTCATTTTCTTCATCGACCTCCTTTTTTGACCTCAACTGTAACTTAAAATACTGTCCGATTTTCTGGGTCCATTATAAAAAAGATGTAACCGTTCAGTACATGATGCTGGATGCTCGATCCTCGATGCTCGATCTTCGATGCTGGTAAAGGATCCAGTATCCAGGATCGAGCATCGAGCATCGAGTTTGTGCCTTAGTGGCTGAACGCTTACAAAAAGATAAGAATGACTGATTTAATGAATAGGGGATGGCGACAAAGTAAGGGCGAATAATCATTTGCCCCTACATCTCTCTAAATGATAGGCGATATTGCCAATCCCATTAATAAGGAAGAGGTTAAAAGATGGGAGAGAAGAGGTTTGAGAGTCCTTTTGAGGTTAAAACCCCAGAAGGGGCGGAGGGTTGGGAGGAGATGTATCCATACTATCTCTTATTTAGTAAGGAGAGAAAGGAGACTGAGGAGGAGCGGTTTTGGTTTTGTGACACCATGCACTGGACAACCCCCCTATATCCCTTTGATATCTTTACCGCCGAGAGTGCCATGTCTGCCCTGGGTAGATATAACAGCCGGGTTTGGCTTATCCCCCCTGCCCTGGGTATAGATATAAGGGTGCTTAATGGCTTTTTTTACCTAAGCCCGATTACCGTGGATGACCCTGGTCAAATAGAAGAAAGGATAAAGGATTTTAGCCAGCGGGCAGGCTTTTATTATCAAAATTGGGAGGGATTGTATGATAAGTGGAAGGAAAAGGTGGTAAAGGAGATAGAAGCCCTAAAGGCAATAAATATCCCTTATTTACCCGAGAAGGAGGATCTAACTAAGGTTACTGAGGCAGTGGGCATCTCCACAGGATTTTCCCTTCTATCCGCCTATAATCAGCTCCTGGAGAGTATGACCAGGATATGGGAATACCACTTTGAATTCTTGAATCTGGGTTATGCCGCCTTCCTTGATTTCTCATGTTTTATGAAGGCCGTCTTCCCAGATATCCAGGACCAGACCATCACAAAGATGGTAGCCGGCATAGATGTCATCCTCTTTCGGCCAGATGATGAGTTAAGAAGACTTGCCAAATTAGCCGTAGGGCTTAATATAGATAAGCTCTTCTTTGAGACAAAAGACCCAAAAGAAGTAATAGAAAGACTACAAAAGATAGAAAATGGTAGAAATTGGCTTAAAAGTTTAGAAGAGATTAAAGACCCCTGGTTCTATTTTAACTCAGGCACTGGCTTTTACCATACCCCTTTGAGTTGGATAGATGACCTATCTATCCCCTTCTCAGGTATCTCAGGGTATATTAAAAAGTTACAAAATGAAGAGAATATAGACAGGGATAGAGAAAGGATAATCAAAGAGGCAGAGGAATTACATAAGGGATATTTTTCCCTGTTAAGAACAGAGGAAGATAGAAATGCCTTTGTGGAAAAGTTCTCCTTAGCCAAGAGGGTATTTAGCTATGTGGAGGAGCATAATTTTTATATTGAGCATTGGCATCATACCATCTTCTGGCAAAAGATGCGCCATCTCGGGGAGATTTTGAAAAAAGAGGGCTTCTTTGAAGAGGAGGAGGATATATTCTATCTCAATAGGTATGAGATAGCTACTGCCCTTTATGATTTATACTCCTCCTGGGGGATTGGCTTAAGTCCAAAGGGGGGACAATATTGGCCAAAGATAATCAAAAGAAGAAGGGGGATAATTAAAGCCCTTGAGAAATGGCAGCCTGCACCTGCCCTTGGCCCACCACCAGATAAGATAACCGAACCATTTACCATTATGCTCTGGGGGATTGTCTCTGAGAAGATAGAGCTTTGGCTGGAGGCACAGGATAAAGGGCAAAAAGAGGCGGTTTTAATAAAGGGTCATCCTGCCTCTCCTGGAATAGTTGAAGGAAGGGCGAGAATAATCCTCACCGCGGATGAGATTTGCGAGGTCCAGGAGGATGAGATAATGGTCTGTCCGATTACTACCCCCTCCTGGACACCTGTATTTGCAAAGATAAAAGGTGTGGTTACCAATGTAGGTGGGATGATGAGCCATGCGGCCATTATCTGCCGCGAATATGGGTTACCTGCAGTAGTAGGCACAGGCTTTGGCACTCAGTTGATCAAGACCGGGCAATGCGTAAGGATTGATGGGAGCAAGGGAACGGTGGAGATAGTCTGACAAAAAAAGGAGCTCCAATGAACCACAAAAATGAGCTAATACCCCTGCATGGTGGCTACCGCAAGTTGCGCAGTTTTCAGACAGCACAGTTAGTCTATGACGCTACGGTTATCTTTTGTAATCGGTTCGTGGAGAAAGGCTCACGAACCCGAGATCAGATGATCCAGGCTGCGCGAAGCGGTGTGCAAAACATCGCCGAAGGCAGTGTAGCATCTGAGGGTGGTTTTACGGAACGGCTGTATCGAGAACGGCAAAAAAGGAGACAAAGATCAGAATAATGTACATCCAATGGAACACAGATAAGGCTACAGATGAATTAGGAAATAAGGCAGCTAATCTTTGCCGATTAAAACAGATGGGGATAGCTGTGCCAGAAGGATTTACCCTTACTAAAAAGGCATTCTTAGACTTTGTTAGTGGTCATCAAATCAGGGAAAGGATTATGGAGTCATTATTAGGGCTTCCTTCTGATCTCCTGGCCATTAAAGAGAGGAGTCAAGACCTCTATTCCCTCTTTAATAGGTATGAGATCCCTGATAAAATAAGCAAGGAAATAACTCAGGCCTGTGAGGCTCTTAGAGGCTCTAAAGAAAAGGTCAGGTTTGCCATAAGGTCCTCAGCCGGTATTGAAGACTTAAGCTCAAGAAGCTTCGCCGGGATGTATAAAACATTCCTCAATGTAGAGACTACGGATGAGGTCTTGAGGTGTATCAAGGGGTGCTGGCAAAGTGCCTTTAGCTTTTCTGCCTTAAGCTACATAAAGAGAACAAACATAGATATCAAAAGAATAGAGGATACGGCAATGGCCGTGATTATTCAAAGGATGATAAAGGCTAAGTTCTCGGGGGTAATGATGACTATAGACCCAATAACTGGCGACCCATCCAAGATCCTGATTGAATATACCGCCAGGGGTAATGTTGTCTCTGGAGAGATTACCCCAAATCGCCTCCTGGTGGATAAGATTACCCACCAGATAGATAAAACCATTAATTCACCTGAGGCTATACTGGCTGAGGAGCATATCTTTTCTCTCCAGAATCTGGCAAAGAGGATTGAGGCGCACTTTGGTGGCTATCAGGACATTGAATGGGCGATTGATGAAGGGGTCATCATTTTACAGGCAAGGCCGGAAACGGTGTGGAGTAAGAGATGAATAAAGTCTACGATGTAATCTATGAGAAGGCTAAGGGATACTGTAGGGATAACTGTGATTTGCTCCATCTAAAGAATGCCCTGGACATGGCTAAAGGCTTAGTCACAAAAGAGGGTGGGGATGAGACCATCATTCTCCCAGGCATTATCCTCCATGATGTAGGTTGGCATACCTTTTCCTTTGAAGAGGAAAAAAGGATCAGGATACCTCTCATCACGGCGAACCTGCGGACCAGGGGCTATTCCCTTCAAAATGGAGTCTTGATTCATAGGCATGAGGTAGAGGGTGGGGCGATCGCAGAAAAAATCCTTACAGAGCTGGATTATCCTGAAGATAAAAGGATAAAGATTATTGAGATTATCCTCGGACACGATACCCGAACCCAAGCTATTTCAAAAGAGGATATGTTGGTGAAAGACGCCGATAAGCTTTCACGATATACCAAAGAGGGCTTTTCTTCCCTGTGTGAGAAATTTAATCTTAATGAAGATGACTTCTTCAATTATATAAGGTTTAAGATAGAGAAATGGTTCTTCACCTCCTCAGCTAAGGATATGGCCAGAGAGTGTCTATTAAAAAGACAGTTGAAGATCTCTGAGCTGGCTTGGGAAGGTGGGATGAGGAGTAGATTCTTTGAGCTTCTTATCCGATTAGAGTCTGAGGTAGGTAACATAGCCAAGGAGCAGGGGCAAAAAATCCTCATAGAGGTGTTAAGACAAACCGTCTATAACCTCAAAAAGGCCATAGAGAATTATCTCTCTCTTGTGCCAAATCCAACCCTTAAATGCCTCCAGGAGGATGAGGGATTTCGCTCCTTAGTTTCCCCAGGGGTAGGGAGGACAGGCTACATCGGGATTATCGACAGAAATACCGGCAGTATCATCTTCCATCCTGACCAAGAGGTGATAAATCTACCCCTGGCAGAACTTAAAGAGAGAAAGAGACCATCCCAATATCTTTATGGCTTCTGGGATGGATTTAACCGTACCTTAAGGGGGGAGGAATTCTATTCCACCTATCAGGGGATGAATGAGTACAACGAGATAACTGATAAGCTGTGGTATGTTGTCCCCGTGGATATAAGGGGATTTAAATGGGCATTAGTAGGGGCAGGTGTCTGTGATGATTTCTTTGAACCAGTAGACATTCTAAGTCGAGATGTTCTCCAACCTATTAGCCAGGTGGCAAATCAATTCCATCATCTCCTTGATCTGGTTGATCAACAGCGGCAGGGATTAGAAAGGCTTAATGAAAGGCTTAAGCAAGAGATAATTGAGCATCAGAAGACAGCAAGAAGGCTTATTGCCGCCG is part of the bacterium genome and encodes:
- a CDS encoding glycosyltransferase family 4 protein, with protein sequence MKICYFGTYDDHYPRNRILISGLTQAGFEVAQCHAGLWKDTAAKMAAASSKWGSLSLIWRLVKIYPKLIWDLLHTEKVDYLFVGYTGQFDMFWAKIAAKLKGVPVVFDAFLSLYDSLVFDRRVVKEGSLKARFLYWADKISCQLADLVLLDTEAHIDYFVKTFKVPRSKFRRILIGADDTIFYPREQIKKDNSFLVIHYGKYIPLHGLPYVVKAAKELESDPAIRFRFIGAGDEYERVFSLAKELKVTNIDFIRFLPPEELVDHIAEADVCLGIFGDTDKAARVIPNKVYECMAMAKPVITADSPASREFLTDGENCLFCRLADSSSIAEAILRLKKDPSLRRRIAEAGYRLFHDYAAPAPLGREVGNILKNRRERKLNSKMRKGG
- a CDS encoding ribose-phosphate pyrophosphokinase is translated as MVGELKIFSGNANRSLAQEICDYLKISMGNAEVSRFSDGEVMVQINENVRATDVFIVQPTCPPVNDHLMELLIMIDAVKRASAQRITAVIPYYGYARQDRKVQPRVPISSKLVANLITNAGADRVLTMDLHAGQIQGFFDIPVDNLIAAPILIDYIKKKELEDVVIVSPDTGGVERAREVAGRLGANIAIIDKRRESPNEAEAMNVIGEVAHKNLIILDDMIDTAGTLTQAVEVLKEKGGKDIYAACSHSVFSGPAIDRIKNSKLKEVITTNTIPLNDNKKIPKITSLSVATLLGEAINRIHEGTSVSSLFR
- the hisA gene encoding 1-(5-phosphoribosyl)-5-[(5-phosphoribosylamino)methylideneamino]imidazole-4-carboxamide isomerase, with product MLIIPAIDIKKGQCVRLIQGKKNQETVYSPDPSAMARRWEAQGAELIHVVDLDGAFDGRPKNLEAVKQILAAINIPIQLGGGIRDISTIEALINLGVARVILGTKVITDPDLIKMACDRFEDRIVVGIDAQDGYVAIRGWQEVTASKAIPLAHQVEAMGVSRIIFTDIARDGCMSGPNFASIEKMVKGVHLEIIASGGISALEDIKKLKRIGVAGCIIGKALYEGRFDLKEAVSVDSE
- the gatA gene encoding Asp-tRNA(Asn)/Glu-tRNA(Gln) amidotransferase subunit GatA yields the protein MELYQLAAHEIHQLLQKKEVTSEEVTRAVISRIEEVEPKINGYIETNFDLALDMAREVDNRIGCGEEIRPLTGLPVAIKDNMCLRGIPTTCGSNILAPFKPPYEATVVERLRQEGVVFIGKANMDEFAMGSSTETSFFGPTKNPWDLSAIPGGSSGGSAAVVAADEAIIVLGSDTGGSIRQPSALCGVVGLKPTYGRVSRYGLVAFASSLDQIGPITKDVYDAALTMNVIAGFDPQDSTSLNYPVPDYTKALMPDLSGMKLAWPKEYFGEGIEKGVKEKIEEACQVIKSLGAEIEEVSLPHTDYAVATYYLIATAEASSNLARYDGVKYGYRAGGDNNLADMYRLTRKKGFGPEVKRRIMLGTYCLSSGYYDAYYLKAQKVRTLIKADFEEVFNRFDLVITPTSPTVAFKLGEKLDDPLQMYLSDIFTISANLAGIPAISIPCGFVEDLPVGLQMLAPPLGEEKLLQAAYAYEQQTDFHRKKPIGISQ
- a CDS encoding FmdB family zinc ribbon protein, coding for MPTYEYKCKDCGNKFDIFQSITEEPITVCPKCQGELRKLFSPGGGFIFKGSGFYITDYRSEEYKKRAKSEQGIKEKKEAKEGEKKVAA
- a CDS encoding sigma-70 family RNA polymerase sigma factor is translated as MEKEKEVKELLKKGKQKGYVTHEEIHEIFPEDSSHLEVENLLAQLEEMKIAVVDNPVVATEPEPSYYIEDPVKIYLKEISQIPLLTAQEEIELGKEIKTGEDEIVTMEKDLHLSSDKVRILFKEWKGGALRQADLPPSLKNMSNDELERTALQIELLQDKVRQAKRKFTEANLRLVVNVAKKYASDKLSFLDLINEGNLGLMRAVDKFNYQSGYRFSTYAIWWIRQSIIRALADKGRMIRLPVPIIEMINKCMKVTRELSYELGREPAWEEIAARMELPVSKIIEIVNTAEDAQSLETPHGFESEGELGDYVENKESLSPTGATFLKMLRQSLEELLEGLSQREQVVLRLRYGLEGGKPYILEEIGKRLGVTRERARQIEVAAIQKLRHKKISTALRDFLIE